Proteins from a single region of Catenulispora acidiphila DSM 44928:
- a CDS encoding ricin-type beta-trefoil lectin domain protein, which yields MKVPIRGKRFGVWLAVIPTAAVTVAAAGGIAMATGSASAQAAASYPAHYSAPYLQLDGSDSGDMVADMNASGDKFYTLAFLTPKSGCTAQWEGGGEAMNAFTSQVTTLKNDGGNVILSFGGEPNGNTPNEIAQTCTSVSSLTAAYLNIVNTYGVNRLDFDIEGSVLADTAATSRRDQALAALQAEDPAVQIDFTLAVDPGGLPTGNASEYALLQDAKNAKVKVSVVNIMTMDFYDGKSVLSDAESAAKATAGQLAGLYGVSTSAAYGMMGLTPIAGTNDDGAPFSQANASSLESFAASNGVQELAFWEVDGYDKGTGYAYSKIFQKIASGGTTPPPPTGHTVVNNNSGTCLSVSGASTSPGATADIYTCNSSPGQSWTVNSNGTITGNGSGLCLSTSGNNPALKTTADINTCDGDAYEKWTVSGGTIVNGASGLCLSITGGATANYSLADLYTCNGSVSENWTVG from the coding sequence GCGGCCGTGACCGTGGCGGCGGCCGGCGGCATAGCCATGGCCACCGGGAGCGCGTCCGCGCAGGCTGCGGCGTCGTACCCGGCCCACTACTCCGCGCCGTATCTCCAGCTCGACGGTTCGGACTCCGGTGACATGGTCGCCGACATGAACGCCAGCGGCGACAAGTTCTACACGCTGGCCTTCCTGACGCCGAAGTCCGGCTGCACGGCGCAGTGGGAGGGCGGCGGCGAGGCGATGAACGCCTTCACCTCGCAGGTCACCACCCTCAAGAACGACGGCGGCAACGTCATCCTCTCCTTCGGCGGGGAGCCGAACGGCAACACGCCGAACGAGATCGCGCAGACCTGTACCAGCGTCAGCTCGCTGACGGCCGCGTACCTGAACATCGTCAACACCTACGGCGTCAACCGGCTCGACTTCGACATCGAGGGCAGCGTGCTGGCGGACACCGCGGCGACGAGCCGCCGGGACCAGGCGCTGGCCGCGCTCCAGGCCGAGGACCCGGCCGTGCAGATCGACTTCACGCTCGCCGTCGATCCCGGCGGTCTGCCCACCGGCAACGCCTCGGAGTACGCGCTGCTCCAGGACGCGAAGAACGCGAAGGTCAAGGTCAGCGTCGTGAACATCATGACGATGGACTTCTACGACGGGAAGTCCGTGCTCTCCGACGCCGAGTCCGCGGCGAAGGCGACCGCGGGCCAGCTCGCCGGGCTCTACGGCGTCTCGACCTCGGCCGCCTACGGCATGATGGGCCTGACCCCGATCGCCGGCACCAACGACGACGGCGCCCCCTTCAGCCAGGCCAACGCCTCCAGCCTGGAGTCCTTCGCGGCTTCCAACGGTGTGCAGGAGCTGGCCTTCTGGGAGGTCGACGGCTACGACAAGGGCACCGGCTACGCCTACTCCAAGATCTTCCAGAAGATCGCGAGCGGCGGCACGACCCCGCCGCCCCCGACCGGTCACACCGTCGTCAACAACAACTCCGGGACCTGCCTGAGCGTGTCCGGCGCGTCGACCTCGCCCGGCGCCACCGCTGACATCTACACCTGCAACAGCAGCCCGGGGCAGAGCTGGACGGTGAACAGCAACGGCACGATCACCGGCAACGGCTCGGGCCTGTGCCTGAGCACCTCCGGGAACAACCCCGCCCTGAAGACCACCGCGGACATCAACACCTGCGACGGCGACGCCTACGAGAAGTGGACCGTCTCCGGCGGCACGATCGTCAACGGCGCCTCGGGCCTGTGCCTGAGCATCACCGGCGGTGCCACCGCGAACTACTCCCTCGCCGACCTGTACACCTGCAACGGCAGCGTCAGCGAGAACTGGACCGTCGGCTGA
- a CDS encoding helix-turn-helix transcriptional regulator yields MTTAATPPEPTAENRVESVAVLTDGQRRRVFGFVRRARRPVTREEVAADSGVSVKLAAFHLDKLVEAGLLRTRYETPAGVRKVGRRPKVYEPTGTDIHISIPERRPDVIAEILIDAVLTEHQEGSARAAALRTAHRRGHDVGSAERARTRPGRLGPERSLNAVEPVLESYGFEPDRQAPTTLRLLNCPFHHLTARDTELVCGINHAFLTGVLDGLETTGINAVLAPHPGRCCVEFCEPGADAGA; encoded by the coding sequence ATGACCACCGCAGCGACGCCGCCGGAACCCACCGCGGAGAACCGCGTCGAGTCCGTCGCGGTCCTGACCGACGGCCAGCGCCGCCGGGTCTTCGGCTTCGTCCGCCGCGCCCGGCGCCCGGTCACCCGCGAGGAGGTGGCCGCCGACTCCGGGGTCTCGGTCAAACTCGCCGCCTTCCACCTCGACAAACTCGTCGAAGCCGGCCTGCTGCGCACGCGTTACGAGACCCCCGCCGGAGTCCGCAAAGTCGGCCGCCGCCCCAAGGTCTACGAACCGACCGGCACCGACATCCACATCAGCATCCCCGAGCGCCGCCCCGACGTGATCGCCGAAATCCTCATCGACGCGGTACTGACCGAACACCAGGAGGGCAGCGCCCGCGCCGCCGCCCTGCGCACCGCCCACCGCCGCGGCCACGACGTGGGATCGGCCGAGCGCGCCCGCACCCGCCCCGGCCGGCTCGGTCCGGAACGCTCCCTCAACGCCGTCGAACCCGTCCTGGAGTCATACGGCTTCGAACCCGACCGCCAAGCACCCACCACACTGCGCCTGCTCAACTGCCCGTTCCACCACCTCACCGCCCGCGACACCGAACTGGTCTGCGGCATCAACCACGCCTTCCTGACCGGCGTCCTCGACGGCCTGGAGACCACCGGCATCAACGCCGTCCTCGCCCCCCACCCCGGCCGCTGCTGCGTCGAATTCTGCGAGCCCGGCGCCGACGCCGGCGCCTGA
- the folE gene encoding GTP cyclohydrolase I FolE, which produces MTNDTWLVDHESPILRPAPLRVVKQADGVDLAAAERAAAQFLHALGVDTETESMHGTPRRMARAYADLFSPRAFDLTTFPNEEGYDELVLARSIPMRSVCEHHLLPFTGTAHVGYLPGKRILGLSKLARVVEHFACRPQVQERLTKQIADWLQAQLSPKGVGVVIEAEHTCMTLRGVQATGSTTVTSTLLGLLRHDPSSRSEFLALTGVSR; this is translated from the coding sequence ATGACGAACGACACCTGGCTCGTGGACCACGAGAGCCCGATCCTCCGTCCCGCCCCGCTGCGGGTGGTCAAGCAGGCCGACGGCGTCGATCTCGCCGCCGCGGAACGGGCCGCCGCGCAGTTCCTGCACGCGCTCGGCGTCGACACCGAGACCGAGAGCATGCACGGCACGCCCCGGCGGATGGCCCGCGCCTACGCCGACCTGTTCAGCCCGCGCGCCTTCGACCTGACCACCTTCCCGAACGAGGAAGGCTACGACGAGCTGGTCCTGGCCCGTTCCATACCGATGCGCTCGGTGTGCGAACACCATCTGCTGCCGTTCACCGGCACCGCCCACGTCGGCTACCTGCCCGGGAAGCGGATCCTGGGGCTGTCGAAGCTGGCCCGCGTGGTCGAGCACTTCGCCTGCCGTCCGCAAGTGCAGGAGCGCCTCACCAAGCAGATCGCCGACTGGCTGCAGGCTCAGCTGTCCCCGAAGGGGGTCGGCGTCGTCATCGAGGCCGAGCACACGTGCATGACGCTGCGCGGCGTGCAGGCCACCGGGTCCACGACCGTGACGTCGACGCTGCTGGGGCTGCTGCGCCACGATCCGAGTTCGCGCAGCGAGTTTCTGGCTCTCACCGGGGTCTCGCGGTGA
- a CDS encoding ArsC/Spx/MgsR family protein, producing MEIWINTACTKCSSALFLLDLEGQEYTVRRYLNDPPSAAELEDVLSRLALEPWDIVRTDEPVAARLGLGSWERSAATRGRWIQALAFHPILIQRPIITADDGTAVVARTREAVRSVLPSTS from the coding sequence TTGGAGATCTGGATCAACACCGCGTGCACCAAGTGCAGTTCGGCATTGTTCCTCTTGGACTTGGAGGGGCAGGAGTACACGGTGCGCCGCTATCTGAACGACCCGCCGAGCGCTGCCGAGCTGGAGGACGTGTTGTCCCGCCTGGCTTTGGAGCCCTGGGACATCGTCCGGACCGACGAGCCGGTCGCGGCGCGCCTGGGCCTCGGGTCCTGGGAGCGTTCGGCGGCCACCCGCGGCCGGTGGATCCAGGCCTTGGCCTTCCACCCGATCCTGATACAGCGGCCGATCATCACCGCGGACGACGGGACGGCTGTCGTCGCGCGAACGCGGGAGGCCGTCCGTTCCGTCCTGCCCTCCACGTCTTGA
- a CDS encoding NAD(P)/FAD-dependent oxidoreductase, translated as MTENHPYVIVGGGLAGAKAAQALREQGFDGPVVLIGEETERPYERPPLSKGYLQGKDEREKIFVHPQDWYAEHDVELRLGTGAVALDTAAHRVELADGSQVEYAKLLLATGSSPRRLPIPGADLDGVRYLRRVEDSEQLKADFQPGARIVVIGAGWIGLEAAAAARAAGADVTVLEAAELPLLRVLGSETAQIFADLHRDHGVDLRCGVEIVEITGSLGKADGVLLGHGAGRIAADVVLMGVGITPNTALAESAGLKVDNGIVTDEHLRTSAPDVYAAGDAANAFHPFFGKNIRVEHWANALNQPQTAAKSMLGQDATYDRLPYFYTDQYDLGMEYTGHAEPDAYDRVVFRGDVAGREFIAFWLSEGRVLAGMNVNVWDVTDPIKALITSRTVVDPERLADPDVALESLVSS; from the coding sequence ATGACTGAGAACCACCCGTACGTGATCGTCGGCGGCGGTCTGGCCGGCGCGAAAGCCGCCCAAGCCTTGCGGGAGCAGGGATTCGACGGTCCGGTGGTCCTGATCGGCGAGGAAACCGAGCGGCCCTATGAGCGTCCGCCGCTGTCGAAGGGCTATCTGCAGGGCAAGGACGAGCGGGAGAAGATCTTCGTCCATCCCCAGGACTGGTACGCCGAGCACGACGTCGAGCTGCGCCTGGGCACCGGAGCAGTCGCCCTCGACACGGCGGCGCACCGCGTGGAGCTCGCCGACGGCAGCCAGGTCGAGTACGCCAAACTCCTCCTCGCCACCGGCTCCTCTCCCCGCCGCCTCCCGATCCCCGGCGCCGACCTCGACGGAGTGAGGTATCTGCGACGGGTCGAGGACAGCGAACAGCTCAAGGCGGACTTCCAGCCCGGCGCGCGCATCGTGGTCATCGGCGCGGGGTGGATCGGCTTGGAGGCCGCGGCCGCCGCCCGAGCCGCCGGCGCGGACGTCACCGTGCTGGAGGCGGCTGAGCTGCCGCTGCTGCGGGTCCTGGGCTCCGAGACGGCGCAGATCTTCGCCGACCTGCACCGGGACCACGGCGTGGACCTGCGGTGCGGCGTCGAGATCGTCGAGATCACCGGCAGCCTGGGCAAGGCCGACGGCGTCCTGCTCGGCCACGGCGCCGGCCGCATCGCAGCGGACGTGGTCCTCATGGGCGTGGGCATCACCCCGAACACCGCCCTGGCCGAATCCGCCGGCCTGAAGGTCGACAACGGCATCGTCACCGACGAGCACCTGCGCACCTCCGCACCCGACGTCTACGCCGCCGGAGACGCAGCCAACGCCTTCCACCCCTTCTTCGGCAAGAACATCCGCGTCGAGCACTGGGCCAACGCCCTGAACCAGCCCCAAACCGCCGCGAAGTCCATGCTCGGCCAGGACGCCACCTACGACCGCCTGCCGTACTTCTACACCGACCAGTACGACCTGGGCATGGAGTACACCGGCCACGCCGAGCCGGACGCATACGACCGCGTCGTGTTCCGAGGCGACGTCGCAGGACGCGAGTTCATCGCCTTCTGGCTGTCGGAAGGCCGCGTCCTCGCGGGAATGAACGTCAACGTCTGGGACGTGACCGACCCCATCAAGGCCCTGATCACCTCGCGGACCGTGGTGGACCCGGAGCGTCTCGCCGATCCCGATGTGGCGCTGGAGTCATTGGTGAGCTCGTGA
- the gnd gene encoding phosphogluconate dehydrogenase (NAD(+)-dependent, decarboxylating) translates to MTQTEQGRHDVQLGMIGLGRMGADIVRRLMGEGHECVVYDHDPAAVEKLEHEGATGVSSLKDLAAQMTAPRAVWVMVPAGDVTTGVIEELAAVLDTDDIVIDGGNTYYRDDLQHAQTLAQHGVKHLDCGTSGGVFGRERGYCLMIGGEAEAVAHLKPIFETLAPGSEGAPRTPGREKTPLAEEEKGYLHCGPSGAGHFVKMIHNGIEYGMMASLAEGLNILRNADIGTRTQTGDAETAPMEHPEFYRYDIDTAAVTEVWRRGSVISSWLMDLTATALYQSPDLADFQGSVSDSGEGRWTSIAAIDEGVPAPVLTTALYSRFSSRRLDDFADRALSAMRKQFGGHAEKHDS, encoded by the coding sequence ATGACGCAGACCGAGCAAGGGAGACACGACGTGCAGCTAGGAATGATCGGCCTCGGACGCATGGGAGCGGACATCGTCCGCCGGCTGATGGGCGAAGGACACGAATGCGTCGTCTACGACCACGATCCCGCGGCCGTGGAGAAACTCGAGCACGAGGGCGCCACCGGCGTCAGCTCGCTGAAGGATCTGGCGGCGCAAATGACGGCGCCGCGAGCGGTCTGGGTCATGGTCCCCGCAGGCGACGTCACCACCGGCGTGATCGAAGAGCTCGCCGCGGTCCTGGACACCGACGACATCGTCATCGACGGAGGCAACACCTACTACCGCGACGATCTCCAGCACGCTCAAACCCTGGCCCAGCACGGCGTGAAGCACCTGGACTGCGGCACCAGCGGCGGCGTGTTCGGCCGCGAACGCGGCTACTGCCTGATGATCGGCGGCGAAGCCGAAGCCGTGGCCCACCTGAAGCCCATCTTCGAAACCCTCGCGCCCGGCAGCGAAGGCGCCCCCCGCACCCCCGGACGCGAGAAGACGCCCCTCGCCGAGGAGGAGAAGGGCTACCTGCACTGCGGACCCTCCGGCGCGGGCCACTTCGTCAAGATGATCCACAACGGCATCGAATACGGCATGATGGCCTCCCTGGCCGAGGGCCTCAACATCCTGCGCAACGCCGACATCGGCACCCGCACCCAAACCGGCGACGCCGAAACCGCCCCGATGGAGCACCCAGAGTTCTACCGCTACGACATCGACACCGCCGCGGTGACCGAAGTCTGGCGCCGCGGCAGCGTGATCAGCTCCTGGCTCATGGACCTCACCGCCACCGCCCTCTACCAATCCCCAGACCTGGCCGATTTCCAAGGCAGCGTCTCCGACTCCGGCGAAGGCCGCTGGACCTCCATCGCCGCCATCGACGAAGGCGTCCCCGCCCCCGTCCTCACCACAGCCCTGTACTCCCGCTTCAGCTCCCGCCGCCTCGACGACTTCGCCGACAGAGCCCTGTCCGCCATGCGCAAGCAGTTCGGCGGCCACGCCGAGAAGCACGACTCCTGA
- a CDS encoding glucose-6-phosphate dehydrogenase yields MPAPVSSDPADLLVIFGITGDLAHKMTYRALYRLERRGLLDCPIIGVAADELSEGELAESARAAIAAGGETIEESVFGRLAKRLTYLHGDVTDAEVYRRLAKKIGRNHRPLFYLEMPPALFGPIVERLDEAGLLAQATVAVEKPFGHDLASARDLNARLRKVLREDQLLRVDHFLGKEPVIELEYLRFANLALAKIWDRDSVAAIQITMAEDFGVQDRGAFYDPVGALRDVVQNHLLQVLALVTMEPPSGPGADDLRDKKAELLKAVRAADPKRCVRGQYEGYTDIPGVAKGSSTETFIALRLEIDNWRWAGVPIFLRAGKELPERLTEVRLLLRHTPPLTFLPSAAQVEQNQIVLRIDPDPGLRLQLAGRNDHSWRSLHLDDRFAQDLGEPAEPYERLLHAALTGDHQLFAREDGVEETWRIVQPLLDEPPKVHSYKRRSWGPAAASRLLRGHPRWQEPWDVEKS; encoded by the coding sequence ATGCCTGCACCGGTGAGCAGCGATCCGGCGGATCTTCTCGTGATCTTCGGTATCACCGGTGATCTGGCTCACAAGATGACGTACCGGGCTCTGTACCGGCTTGAACGCAGAGGCCTGCTGGACTGCCCGATCATCGGAGTGGCCGCTGACGAGCTGTCCGAGGGAGAGTTGGCGGAGTCGGCGCGCGCGGCGATCGCTGCCGGCGGCGAGACGATCGAGGAGTCTGTCTTCGGACGCTTGGCCAAGAGGCTGACATACCTGCACGGAGACGTCACCGACGCCGAGGTGTACCGGCGTCTGGCCAAGAAGATCGGCCGGAACCACCGTCCGCTGTTCTATCTGGAGATGCCGCCCGCGCTGTTCGGGCCGATTGTGGAACGCCTCGACGAGGCGGGTCTGCTGGCCCAGGCGACCGTCGCGGTCGAGAAGCCGTTCGGGCACGATCTGGCCTCGGCGCGCGATCTGAACGCGCGGCTGAGAAAGGTCCTGCGCGAAGACCAACTGCTCCGGGTCGATCACTTCCTGGGCAAGGAGCCGGTCATCGAACTGGAATATCTGCGGTTCGCGAACCTCGCGCTGGCCAAGATCTGGGACCGGGACTCCGTCGCGGCGATCCAGATCACCATGGCCGAGGACTTCGGCGTCCAGGACCGCGGCGCGTTCTACGATCCGGTCGGTGCTCTGCGCGACGTCGTGCAGAACCATCTGCTCCAAGTACTGGCGCTGGTCACGATGGAGCCGCCGTCGGGCCCGGGCGCGGACGACCTGCGCGACAAGAAAGCCGAACTGCTCAAGGCGGTCCGGGCAGCCGACCCGAAACGCTGTGTGCGCGGCCAGTACGAGGGCTACACCGACATCCCCGGAGTGGCGAAGGGGTCCTCGACCGAGACGTTCATCGCCTTGCGCCTGGAGATCGACAACTGGCGGTGGGCCGGCGTCCCGATCTTCCTTCGGGCCGGCAAGGAACTCCCGGAACGCCTCACAGAGGTGCGGCTGCTGCTGCGCCACACCCCGCCGCTGACCTTCCTGCCCTCAGCGGCCCAGGTCGAGCAGAATCAGATCGTCCTGCGCATCGATCCCGATCCCGGGCTGCGACTCCAGCTGGCGGGGCGGAACGACCACAGCTGGCGCTCCCTGCACCTGGACGACCGGTTCGCTCAGGATCTGGGCGAGCCCGCCGAGCCTTATGAGCGGCTCCTTCACGCCGCCCTGACCGGCGACCATCAGTTGTTCGCGCGCGAGGACGGCGTGGAGGAGACCTGGCGCATCGTGCAGCCGCTGCTCGACGAACCGCCGAAGGTCCACAGCTACAAGCGCCGATCGTGGGGACCGGCCGCGGCGTCCCGGCTGCTGCGCGGCCACCCGCGGTGGCAGGAACCCTGGGACGTCGAGAAGAGCTGA
- a CDS encoding alpha,alpha-trehalose-phosphate synthase (UDP-forming): protein MMTGRRADFLVVANRLPVDLELLDDGTERWRQSPGGLVSALEPILRARNGAWIGWSGQADQDLDSFDDDGLVMHPVRLSSDEVRDYYEGFSNATLWPLYHDVVVPPVFERSWWESYVEVNQRFADAAAAAAAPGATVWVQDYQLQLVPAMLREQRPDLRIGFFLHIPFPPVELFMQLPWRKELVRGLLGADVVGFQMPGGAQNFLWLTRRLLDLEPSKAAVRVGNRPGSVSFDGRQVRVGAFPISIDAASFDKLSRRSDTLERARQIRSDVGNPHRVLLGVDRLDYTKGIDVRLRALRELLVSGRVDPESVTMIQLATPSRERVDQYKAMRRSIEQQVGRLNGEFGRVGRPIVHYLHQPVGREELVALYQAADVMVVTPLRDGMNLVCKEYVASRHDLDGVLVLSEFAGAAAELTSSLRVNPHDLDSVANALEQALTMDSAEQRERMRTARRQVMTNDVDRWARSFLDFLEPVPAAPEAATVKEVPGATALTGALTKLGAASLIKPAAINDGMAKPAA from the coding sequence ATGATGACAGGGCGTCGAGCCGATTTCCTGGTGGTGGCCAACCGGCTGCCGGTCGATCTGGAGCTGCTGGACGACGGAACCGAGCGCTGGCGTCAGAGCCCCGGCGGCCTGGTGAGCGCGCTGGAACCGATTCTGCGGGCCCGCAACGGCGCGTGGATCGGCTGGTCGGGCCAAGCCGACCAGGATCTGGACTCTTTCGACGACGACGGACTGGTGATGCACCCGGTCCGGTTGTCCTCCGACGAGGTCCGGGACTACTACGAGGGTTTCTCCAACGCCACGCTGTGGCCGCTGTATCACGACGTCGTCGTCCCGCCGGTCTTCGAGCGTTCGTGGTGGGAGAGCTACGTTGAGGTGAACCAGCGGTTCGCCGACGCCGCCGCGGCGGCGGCAGCCCCGGGAGCCACCGTGTGGGTCCAGGACTATCAGCTGCAGCTCGTCCCGGCGATGCTTCGCGAGCAGCGCCCTGATCTGCGCATCGGCTTCTTCCTGCACATCCCGTTTCCGCCGGTGGAGCTGTTCATGCAGCTGCCGTGGCGCAAGGAGCTCGTGCGCGGTCTGCTCGGCGCCGACGTCGTCGGGTTCCAGATGCCCGGGGGAGCGCAGAACTTCCTGTGGCTCACCCGGCGGCTGCTCGATCTGGAACCGTCGAAGGCGGCCGTGCGCGTCGGCAACCGTCCCGGGTCGGTGTCGTTCGACGGCCGCCAGGTCCGGGTCGGCGCATTCCCCATTTCCATCGACGCCGCCTCTTTCGACAAGCTGTCACGGCGAAGCGACACCCTTGAGCGTGCCCGGCAGATCCGTTCAGACGTCGGGAACCCGCACCGCGTGCTGTTGGGCGTGGACCGGCTGGACTACACCAAGGGTATTGACGTGCGGCTGCGCGCCCTGCGCGAGCTGCTCGTGTCAGGGCGCGTGGATCCGGAGTCGGTGACCATGATCCAGCTGGCCACGCCGAGCCGGGAGCGCGTCGACCAGTACAAGGCGATGCGACGCAGCATCGAGCAGCAGGTGGGGCGGCTCAACGGCGAGTTCGGCCGGGTCGGGCGCCCGATCGTGCACTACCTGCACCAGCCGGTCGGCCGGGAGGAGCTGGTCGCCCTGTACCAGGCGGCCGATGTCATGGTGGTCACGCCGCTGCGCGACGGCATGAACCTGGTGTGCAAGGAATACGTCGCCTCGCGGCACGACCTGGACGGCGTGCTGGTGCTGTCCGAATTCGCCGGCGCGGCTGCGGAACTGACCAGCTCCCTGCGCGTCAACCCGCATGATCTGGACAGCGTCGCGAACGCGTTGGAGCAGGCACTGACCATGGATTCGGCGGAGCAGCGGGAGAGGATGCGCACCGCGCGCCGCCAGGTGATGACCAATGATGTGGATCGGTGGGCACGGTCCTTCCTCGACTTCCTGGAGCCCGTCCCGGCGGCACCGGAGGCGGCGACGGTGAAGGAAGTCCCGGGCGCGACGGCGCTGACGGGCGCGCTGACGAAGCTCGGCGCGGCGTCCTTGATCAAGCCGGCGGCGATCAACGATGGGATGGCGAAGCCCGCGGCGTGA
- a CDS encoding FhaA domain-containing protein — MAMLDRFERRLENLISGGFARAFKAELVPAEIAAELRRECDDTVVVRGQGRSVAANDYVVQMAPEDFTRLAPYATELATQLNDAVRAHVNEQRYLLVGPLAVRLEAAEDLAVGVCRVRSVTLPANQPSGPSPQGPQSPQSPRQASAPWLEMNGTRIPLSTRQIILGRSPDADVRLHDPGVSSRHAVIRLGRSATIQDLDSTNGTFVDGRRVRNADLHDGAVIVLGGVRVTFHGA; from the coding sequence ATGGCTATGCTCGACCGTTTCGAACGGCGACTGGAGAACTTGATCAGCGGGGGCTTCGCGCGTGCTTTCAAGGCCGAGCTCGTGCCGGCGGAGATCGCCGCGGAGCTGCGGCGGGAGTGCGACGACACGGTCGTCGTCCGCGGGCAGGGACGCTCGGTGGCGGCCAACGACTACGTCGTGCAGATGGCTCCCGAGGACTTCACCCGGCTCGCTCCGTACGCGACGGAGCTGGCGACACAGCTGAACGACGCTGTCCGCGCGCACGTTAACGAGCAGCGCTACCTCCTGGTCGGACCGCTCGCGGTACGGCTTGAGGCCGCCGAGGATCTCGCGGTCGGGGTATGCCGCGTCCGCAGTGTCACCCTGCCGGCCAACCAGCCCTCCGGTCCGAGTCCGCAGGGTCCACAGAGTCCGCAGAGTCCGCGGCAGGCGTCGGCGCCTTGGCTGGAGATGAACGGGACGCGGATTCCGTTGTCCACGCGGCAGATCATCCTCGGGCGCAGTCCGGACGCGGATGTCCGCCTGCACGACCCGGGGGTCTCCTCACGGCATGCCGTGATCCGTCTCGGCCGCTCCGCGACCATCCAAGACCTCGACTCCACGAACGGAACCTTCGTGGACGGCCGGCGGGTCCGCAATGCCGATCTGCACGACGGAGCCGTGATCGTCCTCGGCGGTGTTCGGGTGACGTTCCACGGCGCCTGA
- a CDS encoding branched-chain amino acid ABC transporter substrate-binding protein — MRTINRVRVGAVVVAAVLALSACAGSSSKSGNTGSSTSAGSSSSTGSNRTKPTLEIGVQGPLSGAYQALGLNIDWGAKLAVQEENAKGDLPFNLAIKESDDQGDQSKGATAAQLLIQDPKVLGVVGPAFSGPTAAAGALYSSANLVAVSVATRPSLTSSGFKTFFRVVANDSVQGPAAADYIAKVLKATNVYVVDDKSQYGQGLSQATVAELKKDGVKVETDSAAAGTQDYSPLASKVAASGAQAMYYAGYYADAGVFAKALKGVSYTGTMLAGDGSKDPNFIATAGADAAAGWQFTCPCFDPTTDPKYATFTADYKKLANAAPGTYSIEGYDSANTIISVLKSLNTANPTRQAVADGVGKVDYQGLSKEIKFSPTGDVSGTSIYVYQVKGGAITLLGDISKLIGG; from the coding sequence GTGCGGACCATCAACCGAGTGCGGGTCGGCGCGGTCGTCGTCGCCGCCGTGCTCGCGCTTTCGGCGTGTGCCGGCAGTTCGTCGAAGTCCGGGAACACGGGCTCCTCGACGTCTGCCGGGAGCAGCAGCTCGACCGGTTCCAATCGGACCAAGCCCACGCTGGAGATCGGCGTGCAGGGCCCGCTGTCGGGCGCCTACCAGGCGCTGGGGCTGAACATCGACTGGGGCGCCAAGCTCGCCGTCCAGGAGGAGAACGCCAAGGGCGACCTGCCGTTCAATTTGGCCATCAAGGAGTCCGACGATCAGGGCGACCAGTCCAAGGGCGCGACCGCGGCACAGCTGCTGATTCAGGACCCGAAGGTGCTGGGCGTCGTGGGTCCGGCCTTCTCCGGTCCGACTGCCGCTGCCGGCGCGCTCTACTCCAGCGCGAACCTGGTGGCGGTGAGCGTGGCGACGCGTCCGTCGCTGACCAGCTCGGGCTTCAAGACCTTCTTCCGCGTCGTGGCCAACGACAGCGTGCAGGGCCCGGCAGCCGCCGACTACATCGCCAAGGTGCTCAAGGCGACCAACGTGTACGTGGTCGACGACAAGTCGCAGTACGGCCAGGGCCTGTCGCAGGCGACCGTCGCCGAGCTGAAGAAGGACGGCGTCAAGGTCGAGACCGACAGCGCGGCGGCCGGTACCCAGGACTACTCTCCGCTGGCCTCCAAGGTCGCCGCCTCCGGCGCGCAGGCCATGTACTACGCGGGCTACTACGCCGACGCCGGGGTGTTCGCCAAGGCGCTGAAGGGTGTGAGCTACACCGGCACGATGCTCGCCGGCGACGGATCGAAGGACCCGAACTTTATCGCCACCGCCGGTGCCGACGCCGCCGCCGGCTGGCAGTTCACCTGCCCCTGTTTCGACCCCACCACCGACCCGAAGTACGCGACCTTCACCGCGGACTACAAGAAGCTCGCCAACGCCGCTCCGGGCACGTACTCGATCGAGGGCTACGACTCGGCGAACACCATCATCAGCGTGCTGAAGAGCCTGAACACCGCCAACCCGACCCGGCAGGCGGTGGCCGACGGCGTGGGCAAGGTCGACTATCAGGGCCTGTCCAAGGAGATCAAGTTCAGTCCCACCGGCGACGTCTCGGGCACGTCGATCTACGTCTACCAGGTCAAGGGCGGCGCGATCACGCTGCTCGGCGACATCTCCAAGCTGATCGGCGGCTGA